The following are encoded together in the Candidatus Eisenbacteria bacterium genome:
- the speB gene encoding agmatinase, with translation MTQPDWPSGLPYNFGGLEPEFSALETARAVVLPVPYDFTTSYQGGTRLGPAAILAASRNMELWDEEIGPIYRHGIATLPELEPTAAGPEAMVERVERATEWILEQGKLPAILGGEHSITTGAIRAAKRRWPDLSVLQIDAHGDMRESYLDSRFSHACVMRRIRELVPATSVGIRSISEEEAEYFAAHPLPIWSTRGFRALERDWSPILDGLSPHVFVTFDLDGFDPSLMPATGTPEPGGLEWFETVDLLRAVTERHRIVGFDVVELAPMAGQTASDFLATRLVYRLIGLGLGLKPAKTSPGGLAVSPRT, from the coding sequence ATGACGCAGCCCGACTGGCCGAGCGGACTGCCGTACAACTTCGGCGGACTCGAGCCCGAGTTCTCGGCGCTCGAAACCGCGCGTGCGGTGGTGCTGCCGGTTCCCTACGACTTCACGACCTCGTACCAGGGTGGCACGCGGCTCGGGCCGGCGGCGATTCTGGCCGCCTCGCGAAACATGGAGCTGTGGGACGAGGAGATCGGGCCGATCTACCGCCACGGAATCGCGACACTGCCCGAACTCGAGCCGACGGCCGCGGGGCCTGAGGCCATGGTCGAGCGCGTCGAACGCGCGACCGAGTGGATCCTCGAGCAAGGCAAGCTGCCTGCGATCCTCGGCGGCGAGCACAGCATCACGACCGGGGCGATTCGCGCCGCGAAGCGTCGGTGGCCGGACTTGAGCGTGCTGCAGATCGACGCGCACGGCGACATGCGCGAGAGCTACCTCGACTCGCGCTTCAGCCATGCGTGCGTCATGCGCCGCATTCGCGAACTGGTGCCGGCCACTTCCGTGGGGATCCGCTCGATCAGCGAAGAAGAGGCGGAGTATTTCGCCGCGCACCCGCTGCCGATCTGGAGCACGCGCGGCTTCCGGGCACTCGAGCGCGACTGGAGCCCGATCCTCGACGGCCTGAGCCCTCACGTGTTCGTGACCTTCGACCTCGACGGCTTCGATCCTTCGCTGATGCCGGCGACGGGCACCCCGGAGCCCGGTGGACTGGAGTGGTTCGAGACCGTCGACCTGCTGCGCGCCGTCACCGAACGGCACCGCATCGTTGGCTTCGACGTGGTGGAGCTGGCGCCGATGGCGGGTCAGACGGCGTCCGACTTTCTTGCCACCCGACTGGTCTATCGCCTGATCGGACTCGGACTCGGATTGAAGCCCGCGAAGACTTCGCCGGGTGGACTCGCGGTGTCGCCGCGCACCTGA
- a CDS encoding class I SAM-dependent rRNA methyltransferase, with protein MTEAIAQLRLQRNQDRRVRGGHPWIFSNEVASVEPEPRDGGLVDVLDDRGAFLGRAYYNRHSLIRARVMTRGRDPIDVDFFARRLERALRYRERVVPGLAAYRLVHSEADQLPGLVIDRYGDWLAVQITTLGMEARADLLREAIERVLSPRGVMRIADSPLRLLEGLPLERSVWWGDVPERVELSLDGFAVEADLHHGQKTGLFLDQRENRRWAEEQAAGLRVLDLFCYQGEWTLLALRGGAAEVVAVDSSEPALAAAARNVARHGGAERVQFRRGDVFDEQRALLDARERFGLVILDPPALIKSKSHLAAGARAYRELNRGAMQMLTEGGTLITCSCSHHLDDMLFRQVLLEAARMAKRPFRVRAWAGAAADHPQLLAVPETHYLKCAVLQAL; from the coding sequence GTGACCGAAGCGATCGCGCAGCTGCGGCTGCAACGCAACCAGGACCGCCGCGTGCGCGGCGGCCATCCGTGGATCTTCAGCAACGAAGTCGCCAGCGTGGAGCCCGAGCCGCGCGATGGCGGATTGGTCGACGTGCTCGACGATCGCGGCGCGTTCCTCGGCCGTGCCTACTACAATCGCCACAGCCTGATTCGAGCGCGCGTGATGACGCGCGGCCGCGACCCGATCGACGTGGACTTCTTCGCGCGGCGCCTCGAGCGCGCCCTGCGCTATCGGGAGCGAGTGGTTCCCGGGCTTGCGGCCTATCGACTGGTGCACTCCGAAGCCGACCAGCTCCCGGGGCTGGTGATCGACCGCTATGGCGACTGGCTCGCGGTTCAGATCACCACGCTCGGCATGGAAGCGCGGGCCGACCTGTTGCGCGAGGCGATCGAACGAGTGCTGTCGCCGCGGGGCGTGATGCGAATCGCGGACTCGCCGCTGCGGCTGCTCGAGGGCCTGCCGCTCGAGCGCTCGGTGTGGTGGGGTGACGTGCCGGAGCGAGTGGAGCTCTCACTCGACGGCTTCGCGGTCGAGGCGGACCTGCACCACGGGCAGAAGACCGGGCTGTTCCTCGATCAGCGCGAGAACCGGCGCTGGGCCGAAGAACAGGCGGCCGGCCTGCGGGTGCTCGATCTGTTCTGCTACCAGGGCGAATGGACGCTTCTCGCGCTGCGCGGAGGAGCCGCGGAGGTCGTCGCGGTCGATTCCTCGGAACCCGCGCTCGCGGCGGCAGCTCGCAACGTGGCGCGTCACGGCGGCGCCGAGCGCGTGCAGTTTCGCCGCGGCGACGTGTTCGATGAGCAGCGCGCGCTGCTCGACGCGCGCGAGCGCTTCGGGCTCGTGATCCTCGACCCGCCGGCGCTGATCAAGTCCAAGTCGCACCTGGCGGCGGGAGCGCGCGCCTACCGCGAGCTGAATCGCGGCGCGATGCAGATGCTGACGGAAGGCGGGACGCTCATCACCTGTTCGTGCAGCCATCATCTCGACGACATGCTGTTCCGTCAGGTGCTGCTCGAAGCCGCGCGCATGGCGAAGCGGCCGTTTCGCGTGCGCGCGTGGGCGGGCGCTGCGGCCGATCATCCG